CGTCTCTGCCGTCAGGCTCATCTCGGCAATACCGCCAGGCATCATGCCCAACGTCAGGGAGCGCAGGTCCAGTTGGGTCAAAGCACTTAAACCCACCGCTGCAAGCGTTGCCAGCGCCATGGTCAGGACTGTGCCAATCAACGTGCGGCCCATAAACGCTGGGGCCCTGCGGAAAAACTGGCGATTGAAGTGGCAGCCCAAGCCACTGCCGATCAACCATTGGCCAACCTGGCTGCCGCCATCGGGCAGACCAATGTGCAAATCCCAGGTCACGCTGGCGAAAGCACTCACCAGCAATGGCCCGAACAACCAGGGATTGGGTTGGCGCAAACGCTGCCAGCCCCATGCGACCAGCGCACCTATCGGAAACAGCAGCGCCAGCCAGGCCCAGTCAACGGGCGCTGGATGAAACTGCGGTGCGCCACTGCTCAGCAGATACTTGAAGATCGCCGGCACACAGAGCACCACCACCAGCACCCGCAGACTTTGCCCCGCAGCGACACGGCTCAACACCGCACCATTGCGCGCGCCGAGGTTGACCATCTCCCCGGAGCCTCCCGGCATGCTGGAGAAAAACGCAGTGGCGCGGTCTTCACCGCTGCGGCGCATCAACCACACACCGACCACACTCGATAAACTGGTCACCAACGCACCGAAGAAAATCAGCCCGAAGTGGTTCATCACCTGTTCGATCACCATCGGCGTGAAGTGCAGGCCGATGCCGATGCCCACCACCCATTGGCCGCATTTGCGCCCGCCGGGAATTTCGGCCAGTTGCCATGGTGTCAGGCAACGCACCAGGATGATCGCCAGCAACGAGCCAACCATGTAGGGCAAAGGCCAGCCGACGAGGCTGGCCAGGAAACCGCCGGCCAGGCCGACCAGCGGTGTTCCCCACCATTGCTTGAAGGTGACGTCAGACATCGGCCACGGCACGACGCTGCAAGGCACGTTTGCGGTAGATGCGCACCAGCGGGAACATCAACATCAGCGCGGTCAGCACCCAGACGCCAAAGGTGATCGGGCTCGACCACAAGATGTCCAGCGCACCGTTGGAGATCGACAGCGCCCGGCGCAGGTTCTGCTCCATCAGGCCGCCGAGGATAAAGCCCAGCAATACCGGCGACAGCGGGAAGTCCAGCTTGCGCAGGATGTAGCCGAAGATGCCGATACCGACCATCAGGAACAGGTCGAACGTGGTGGCGTGAACCGCGTATACACCAATCGCGGTGATGATGGCGATCACCGGCACCAGCGCCCAGTTCGGCACGGCGAGGATACGCGTGAAGATGCGGATCATCGGGATGTTGAGGATCACCAGCATGATGTTGGCGATGAACAACGACGCGATCAGGCCCCAGACGATGTCCGGTTGTTGTTGGAACAGCAGCGGGCCGGGCGTGATGTTGTACAGCGACAGGGCGCCGATCATCACGGCGGTAGTGCCCGAGCCGGGTACGCCCAGGGTCAGCATCGGTACGAGCGCGCCGCAGGCGGATGCGCCGATCGCGGTTTCCGGGGCGGCCAGGCCACGCATGTCGCCCTGGCCGAATTTGCCGCTGGCGCCAGCCAGGCGTTTTTCGGTCATGTAGGCCACGGCGGACGCCAAGGTAGCACCGGCACCCGGCAATACGCCCATGATGAAACCGAGCAAGCCGCAGCGGATATTAACCACGAACACCGCACCGGCTTCCTTCAGGTTGAACATCATGCGTCCGGTGGCCTTGACCGCTTCCTGGCCACGGTGGGTTTTTTCCAGCAGCAACAGGATCTCACTGATGGAAAACAGGCCCAGTACCAACACCACGAACTGGATGCCGTCGGTAAGGTGGATGTTGTCGCCGGTAAACCGATACACGCCGCTGTTGGCGTCAATGCCCACTGCGGAGAGGAACAGGCCAATCAGCGCCGCGACGAAGGTCTTCAGCGGCTTGTCGCCCGCCATGCCGCCCAGGCACACAATCGCGAACACCATCAGCACGAAATACTCCGCCGGGCCGAAGGCAATTGCCCATTTGGCCAGCAGCGGGGCAAACAGCACCATGCCGCAGGTGGCGATAAAGGCACCGATGAACGAGCTCCACGCCGACAGTGACAGCGCCACGCCAGCCAGGCCTTTGCGGGCCATCGGGTAGCCGTCGAGGGTGGTCATCACGGTGGAGGCTTCGCCCGGAATATTGAGCAGGATCGAGCTGATACGGCCGCCGTATTCGCAGCCCAGGTACACCGCTGCAAGCAGGATCAAGGCCGACTCGGGCGGCAGGCCCAGGGCGAATGCAATGGGGATCAACAGTGCCACGCCATTGATCGGCCCCAGGCCCGGCAACAGGCCCACCACGGTGCCGATCAGCGTGCCGCACAGGGCGGTCACCAGGTTGTACGGGCTCAGCGCGACGCCGAAGCCCTGGCCCAAATAGCCAAAAGTATCCATATCAGTTCTCCAGTACGTCGAGCAGTCCGAGGGGCAGCGGCACATCCATGGCTTTGTCGAACAGCAGGTACAGGCCGATGGCCATCAGGCCGACGATCACCACGCTGGGCAGCCAACGTCCGCCGTACAGGCGCGCCATCGGGATACCGATCAGCATGCTGCTGAGGATGAAACCCAGCGATTCGAAGGTGGCGGCGAACACAATCAGCAGCGTGACGCAAATGCCGATCTTGATCAGCGTGTCGCGGTCCAGCGCCGGTTCTTCTTCGGTGTGCTTGGTCGGCTGCGGGCGAAACAGCATGTAGATCAGCGCCAGGCTCATCAGCCCGAGCATCAGCAGCGGATAGGCGCGGGGCCCGACCGGCTCGTATGAAAACGCCGCCTGATACGGCCAGGCCATCAGGGCGAGGCCGGCGCAGGCCAGCAGCAGTATGGCGGCAAAAATGCGTTGTGAGAGCATGGTGAACTCCTGGGCCACGCCGCTTGTGTAAGCGGGCGTGGCCGCGCGAAAGAGGTGGGCGTTTACTGGATCAGGCCGAACTCTTTGGCCAGCACTTTGTAGTCAGCCACCTGTTTCTTCACGTAGGTGTCCAGCTCCGGGCCCGTCATGGCGAACGGGAACAGCTCGCGCTGGTCACGCAGCTTGGCGAACTCGTCGGAGGCCAGCAGTTTGTCGAACGCTTCTTTCCACCAGGCATAGTCGGCATCGCTGACTTTTGGCCCGAGGTAGAACCCGCGCACCACTGGCCAGACGATGTCGTAGCCTTGCTCCTTGGCGGTCGGGATGTCCTTCATTTCCGGCTCGTCCAGGCGCTGTTCGGAGAACACCGCCAGCAGGCGCATATCACCGCTGAGGATGTGGGGCATGGAGTCGGAGATGTCGGTACTGCCTACCTGAATGTGGCCGCCGAGCAGCGCGGTCGCGATTTCGCCACCGCCTTCGAGCGCGACGTAACGCAGCTCGCGCGGGTTGATGCCCGCGGCCTTGGCGATCAGGGCGGTCTGCATCCAGTCCTGGCTGCCGACCGTGCCGCCGGAACCGATCACCACGCTGCCAGGATCTTTCTTCAAGGCTTTTACGAGATCGTCGAGGTTCTTGTAGGGTGAATCGCTTTTCACCGCGATGGCACCGTAACTGGTGCCCACCGCCGCGAGCCAGCGCACGGCGCTTTCATCGAAGCGACCAAACTTGCCTTGGGCCAGGTTCAGCAACGAACCACTGGACCAGGCCACCAGGGTTCCGGCATCGGCAGGGCGCTGCGCGACCACCGCGTTGTAGGCCACGGCGCCCACGCCGCCTGGCATGTAGGTCACGCGCATCGGCTTGCTCAGCAGCTTCTCGTTGACCAGCGCGCTTTGCACCAGTTTGCAGGTCAGGTCAAACCCACCGCCCGGCGAGGCCGGGGCGATGCACTCGGGGCGCTTGGGCTCGTCGGCCGCCAGCAGTTGGCCGGCAAACAGCATGCAGCCGGCGGTGAGGGCAAATTTACGCAGTGAAAGGGTCATGGTGATCTCCGTCTTGTTGTTATGAGTGGCTTACAGAGTGCGATGCTGTACCTGGCGTTGCGCGAGCGCATGGCCATACGCTTGAACGTGGCGCTTTGCACCGTCATGCGCGTCATGGTTGAAGTACAGGTTACGCGTGTCGAGGGGCGCACCACCGTCTTGGGAGACGCCAGCCTGGCTAAACGACGAAAAGCCGGCAAGGGCAGCGGCACTGGCAAGCGCGGTGTGACTGAGGCGGGAATTACGAACAGGCGGGCAAGCCTGGGGCTGTGTCGACAGCATCGTGGTGCACTCCGTTATTGTTCTTATTTTGGCGAAAACGCGTCGAGGCGTTTTTCGGGCGCTACGGGTGAGGTAGCTGGGCGGGCGCAAACCACCGTAGCTGGATGCTAAAGGGCGAAGCTTTCACTAACCTTTCAGTTGCCTTTCAATGTTTTCGGGCTTCACAGGGCAGGTTGCGCCTGTAAACTGCCCGCCAAAGCGTGGCGTTGACCACTCCTGAACGAGGTAGAAATCCATGCGCGTCCTTCTGGTTGAAGACCATTTGCAGCTCGCCGAAAGTGTCGCCCAGGCGCTCAAGAGCACGGGTTTGACCGTCGACGTGCTGCACGATGGCGTAGCTGCGGACCTGGCCTTGAGCAGCGAGGACTACGCGGCGGCGATTCTCGATGTGGGGCTACCGCGCATGGATGGTTTCGAGGTACTGGCGCGCTTGCGGGCCCGCGGTAAAAACTTGCCGGTGTTGATGCTGACGGCGCGCAGCGATGTCAAAGACCGCGTGCATGGCTTGAATCTGGGGGCCGACGATTACCTTGCCAAACCGTTCGAGCTGACGGAACTGGAAGCGCGGGTCAAGGCGCTGCTACGGCGCAGCGTGCTGGGCGGTGAGCGCCAGCAGGCGTGCGGCGTGCTGGTCTACGACCTCGACACGCGGCGCTTCACGGTCGGTGGCGAATTGCTCACGTTGACGTCCCGCGAGCAAGCGGTGCTTGAAGCACTGATCGCCCGGCCCGGCCGCGTAATGAGCAAGGAGCAACTGGCTTCGCAGGTGTTCGGTCTCGACGAAGAAGCCAGCCCCGACGCGATCGAAATTTACGTGCACCGCCTGCGCAAGAAACTCGACGGCCAGCCCATCGCCATTGTTACCTTCCGGGGCCTGGGCTACCTGCTGGAAGCCCGCGATGCATAAGCCCAGCAGCCTGCGTTGGCGCCTGCTGTGGAACCTGGCATTGCTGCTCGTGCTGCTGATGCTCGCCAGCGGCATGAGTGCCTACTGGAACGGTCGCGAAGCGGCCGACACTGCCTACGACCGCACGCTGCTGGCCTCGGCGCGCACCATTGCCGCCGGCTTGACCCAAGTGGACGGCACGCTCAGTGCCAACGTGCCCTACGTGGCCCTGGACACCTTTGCCTACGACAGTGCCGGGCGTATCTATTACCAGGTCAATGACATCGACCAAAAGCTGATATCCGGCTACGAAAATCTTCCCGGTCCACCGCCCGGCACGCCGCGCACGGATGATTACCCGGCCCTGGCGCGGTTCTACGACGCCGTGTATCAGGGCCAGCCGGTGCGTGTGGTGAGCCTGCTCAAAGCCGTCTCCGAGCCGAACATGAACGGCATGGCGGAGATCCGTGTGGCGGAAACCGACGAAGCGCGGGTCGCCATGGCCCGCAGTCTGATGGCCGACACCTTGTTGCGCCTGGGCATGCTTGCCATTGGTGCGCTCTTGCTGGTGTGGTTTGCCGTCAGCGCGGCGCTGCGTCCGCTGGAGCGCCTGCGCACGGCGGTGGAGGAACGTCAGCCTGACGACCTGCGGCCCTTGCCGCTGGTGGAGGTGCAGGATGAGTTCGGCCCGCTGGTGCGTTCCCTCAACCATTTCACCGAACGCTTGCGCGGCCAGTTCGAACGTCAGGCGCAGTTCATTGCCGACGCCGCCCACGAATTGCGCACGCCACTGGCCGCGCTCAAGGCCCGCCTGGAACTGGGCCTGCGCGCCGAAGAACCGGCCACTTGGCGCAGCACCCTGGAGACCGCCGCCCAGGGCACCGACCGTCTCACTCACCTGGCTAATCAGTTGCTGTCCCTGGCCCGCATCGAAAACGGTGCCAGGGCCATTGCCGAAGGCGGTGCGCAGTTGCTCGACCTCAGTCAGTTGGCCCGAGAGCTGGGGATGGCGATGGCGCCGCTGGCCCATGCACGGGGCGTTGCCCTGGCGCTGGAGGCGGACGAACCGGTGTGGCTGCGCGGCGAGCCGACGCTGCTCAATGAATTGCTGAGCAACCTGGTGGATAACGCGCTGGCGCACACACCGCCCGGCGGCAACGTGATTTTGCGGGTGACGGCGCCGGCGGTGCTGGAAGTCGAAGACGATGGCCCGGGTATCCCGCTGGATGAGCGGGACCGGGTGTTCGAGCGATTTTATCGGCGCAGTCAGCAGGGCATGGGGTCGGGCCTGGGGCTGGCGATTGTGGGTGAAATCTGCCGCGCGCATCTGGCGCAGATCAGTCTGCATGATGGCGAGTCAGCGGGGTTGAAAGTGCGAGTGAGCTTTATCGCCGGTTGATCAGTAGAACATCGAACGTGCTTCGTCCAGCTCAAGACGCAATGTCTCGCTGTAGGGATCAATCCGCAGTTTTTGCATGGCCGGCACCAGGGTCACGTCGACTTTCGCCAAAGGATGTTCGGTGTTGTGGTGACAATACAGCACGGCGATCTGCACCAGGTCGATGTAGTCGAGCCGGGCGCTGTCGCGCTCCAGGTTGAGGTACTGGCCCGGCAGTTTTGCCAGCATTTCAGGGAAGTCCCAGCCACCGAGCAACTTGTCGCCCAAAACCGGGTGGATGCTGTCGATCACGTGGTTGAGGCTGACCGGGTCTGCCAGCAACTCGTAATGGTCTTCGGCATAGGTGAGGATCGGCAGCACGCCGATCTGGTGCACCAGACCGCCGAGGGCCGCCTGGTCCGGCTTGAGATGGCTGTGGCGGCGA
This region of Pseudomonas sp. MUP55 genomic DNA includes:
- a CDS encoding AbrB family transcriptional regulator — protein: MSDVTFKQWWGTPLVGLAGGFLASLVGWPLPYMVGSLLAIILVRCLTPWQLAEIPGGRKCGQWVVGIGIGLHFTPMVIEQVMNHFGLIFFGALVTSLSSVVGVWLMRRSGEDRATAFFSSMPGGSGEMVNLGARNGAVLSRVAAGQSLRVLVVVLCVPAIFKYLLSSGAPQFHPAPVDWAWLALLFPIGALVAWGWQRLRQPNPWLFGPLLVSAFASVTWDLHIGLPDGGSQVGQWLIGSGLGCHFNRQFFRRAPAFMGRTLIGTVLTMALATLAAVGLSALTQLDLRSLTLGMMPGGIAEMSLTAETLQLSVPLVTAMQVMRLLFVLFLAEPLFRHWNRQQ
- a CDS encoding tripartite tricarboxylate transporter permease — encoded protein: MDTFGYLGQGFGVALSPYNLVTALCGTLIGTVVGLLPGLGPINGVALLIPIAFALGLPPESALILLAAVYLGCEYGGRISSILLNIPGEASTVMTTLDGYPMARKGLAGVALSLSAWSSFIGAFIATCGMVLFAPLLAKWAIAFGPAEYFVLMVFAIVCLGGMAGDKPLKTFVAALIGLFLSAVGIDANSGVYRFTGDNIHLTDGIQFVVLVLGLFSISEILLLLEKTHRGQEAVKATGRMMFNLKEAGAVFVVNIRCGLLGFIMGVLPGAGATLASAVAYMTEKRLAGASGKFGQGDMRGLAAPETAIGASACGALVPMLTLGVPGSGTTAVMIGALSLYNITPGPLLFQQQPDIVWGLIASLFIANIMLVILNIPMIRIFTRILAVPNWALVPVIAIITAIGVYAVHATTFDLFLMVGIGIFGYILRKLDFPLSPVLLGFILGGLMEQNLRRALSISNGALDILWSSPITFGVWVLTALMLMFPLVRIYRKRALQRRAVADV
- a CDS encoding tripartite tricarboxylate transporter TctB family protein — translated: MLSQRIFAAILLLACAGLALMAWPYQAAFSYEPVGPRAYPLLMLGLMSLALIYMLFRPQPTKHTEEEPALDRDTLIKIGICVTLLIVFAATFESLGFILSSMLIGIPMARLYGGRWLPSVVIVGLMAIGLYLLFDKAMDVPLPLGLLDVLEN
- a CDS encoding tripartite tricarboxylate transporter substrate binding protein, with protein sequence MTMTLSLRKFALTAGCMLFAGQLLAADEPKRPECIAPASPGGGFDLTCKLVQSALVNEKLLSKPMRVTYMPGGVGAVAYNAVVAQRPADAGTLVAWSSGSLLNLAQGKFGRFDESAVRWLAAVGTSYGAIAVKSDSPYKNLDDLVKALKKDPGSVVIGSGGTVGSQDWMQTALIAKAAGINPRELRYVALEGGGEIATALLGGHIQVGSTDISDSMPHILSGDMRLLAVFSEQRLDEPEMKDIPTAKEQGYDIVWPVVRGFYLGPKVSDADYAWWKEAFDKLLASDEFAKLRDQRELFPFAMTGPELDTYVKKQVADYKVLAKEFGLIQ
- a CDS encoding response regulator, yielding MRVLLVEDHLQLAESVAQALKSTGLTVDVLHDGVAADLALSSEDYAAAILDVGLPRMDGFEVLARLRARGKNLPVLMLTARSDVKDRVHGLNLGADDYLAKPFELTELEARVKALLRRSVLGGERQQACGVLVYDLDTRRFTVGGELLTLTSREQAVLEALIARPGRVMSKEQLASQVFGLDEEASPDAIEIYVHRLRKKLDGQPIAIVTFRGLGYLLEARDA
- a CDS encoding sensor histidine kinase, whose product is MHKPSSLRWRLLWNLALLLVLLMLASGMSAYWNGREAADTAYDRTLLASARTIAAGLTQVDGTLSANVPYVALDTFAYDSAGRIYYQVNDIDQKLISGYENLPGPPPGTPRTDDYPALARFYDAVYQGQPVRVVSLLKAVSEPNMNGMAEIRVAETDEARVAMARSLMADTLLRLGMLAIGALLLVWFAVSAALRPLERLRTAVEERQPDDLRPLPLVEVQDEFGPLVRSLNHFTERLRGQFERQAQFIADAAHELRTPLAALKARLELGLRAEEPATWRSTLETAAQGTDRLTHLANQLLSLARIENGARAIAEGGAQLLDLSQLARELGMAMAPLAHARGVALALEADEPVWLRGEPTLLNELLSNLVDNALAHTPPGGNVILRVTAPAVLEVEDDGPGIPLDERDRVFERFYRRSQQGMGSGLGLAIVGEICRAHLAQISLHDGESAGLKVRVSFIAG
- a CDS encoding HDOD domain-containing protein, producing MNKLAEKVQQALMKAIDNDDLVLPTLPEVALKIRQAAEDPEISISHLSKVISRDTALSARLIKVVNSPLLRATQEVTDLHTAITRLGTNYSSNLAIGLVMEQIFHARSEVVEQKMRDVWRRSLEVAGVSYALCRRHSHLKPDQAALGGLVHQIGVLPILTYAEDHYELLADPVSLNHVIDSIHPVLGDKLLGGWDFPEMLAKLPGQYLNLERDSARLDYIDLVQIAVLYCHHNTEHPLAKVDVTLVPAMQKLRIDPYSETLRLELDEARSMFY